Genomic window (Streptomyces sp. SLBN-31):
TCCACCACAACGTCGACAAGAAGACCGCGAAGAGGCGCGCGGTCGAGATGCTCGACCGGGTGGGCATCCCGCAGCCGGACAAGCGGGTGGACAACTACCCGCACGAGTTCTCCGGCGGTATGCGCCAGCGCGCGATGATCGCGATGTCGCTGGTGAACAACCCCGAGCTGCTCATCGCGGACGAGCCGACCACCGCCCTGGACGTGACCGTCCAGGCGCAGATCCTGGACCTGATCCGGGACCTGCAGAAGGAGTTCGGCTCCGCGGTCATCATCATCACCCACGACCTGGGCGTCGTCGCCGAGCTCGCCGACGACATCCTGGTGATGTACGGCGGCCGCTGCGTGGAGCGGGGCCCGGCGGAGAAGGTGTTCTACGAACCCCGCCACCCCTACACCTGGGGTCTGCTCGGCTCGATGCCGCGCCTGGACCGCGAGCAGCAGGAACGGCTGATCCCGGTCAAGGGCTCCCCGCCGTCGCTGATCAACATCCCGTCCGGCTGCGCCTTCAACCCGCGCTGCCCCTACGCGGACATCCCGAAGGACAACGTCACCCGCACGGTGCGCCCCGAGCTGACCGAGGTCGGCAGCCAGCACTGGGCCGCCTGCCACATGACGCAGGAGCAGCGGGAGCGTATCTGGACCGAAGAGATTGCGCCGAAGCTGTGAGCGAGGACAAAGCTGTGACCACTCCCGCGAAGAGCGAAGGCACGGCGGCCGTCAAGGACGGGGTCGCGCCGGGCGAGACCCTGCTGAAGGTGACGGGGCTCCAGAAGCACTTCCCGATCAAGAAGGGCCTGCTGCAGCGGCAGGTCGGTGCCGTGCGCGCGGTCGACGGCATCGACTTCGAGGTCCGCTCCGGCGAGACCCTCGGCGTCGTGGGCGAGTCGGGCTGCGGCAAGTCGACGATGGGCCGGCTGATCACCCGGCTGCTCGAACCGACCGCCGGCACCATCGAGTTCGAGGGCAAGGACATCACGCACCTCGGTGTGGGCGGCATGCGCCCGATGCGCCGTGACGTGCAGATGATCTTCCAGGACCCGTACTCCTCGCTGAACCCGCGCCACACCATCGGAACGATCGTCGGGGCCCCCTTCCGGCTCCAGGGCGTCGAGCCGGAGGGCGGGGTCAAGAAGGAGGTGCAGCGGCTGCTGTCGGTGGTCGGCCTCAACCCCGAGCACTACAACCGCTACCCGCACGAGTTCTCCGGCGGTCAGCGCCAGCGCATCGGCATCGCCCGCGCGCTCGCCCTGAAGCCGAAGCTGGTCGTGGCGGACGAGCCGGTCTCCGCGCTGGACGTGTCGATCCAGGCGCAGGTCGTGAACCTCATGGACGACCTCCAGGAGGAACTGGGCCTGACGTACGTGATCATCGCGCACGACCTCTCGGTCGTCCGGCACGTCTCGGACCGGATCGCGGTGATGTACCTCGGCAAGATCGTCGAGCTGGCGGACCGGGACTCGCTGTACCGGGCGCCGATGCACCCGTACACCAAGGCCCTGATGTCGGCGGTGCCGATCCCGGACCCGCGGCGCCGGAGCGCCAAGAGCGAGCGCATCCTGCTCAAGGGCGACGTGCCCTCGCCGATCGCCCCGCCGAGCGGCTGTCGCTTCCACACCCGGTGCTGGAAGGCGACGGAGATCTGCCGGACGACCGAGCCGAAGCTCGTGGAGCTCAAGCCCGGCCAGCAGGTCGCCTGCCACCACCCGGAGAACTTCGAGGACCAGGCCCCGCAGGACACCGTCCTGCTGACCGCGGCCAGGGAGGCGGCCGAACTGGTCTCCGACGAGGTCCTCGCGGAGTCGGCGGAGACGTCGGCGGCGGTGGCGGCGGAGGTCGCGGAGCAGACCGGGAAGCCTGAGCCGGTCAAGGCCGCGGAGCCCGCCGGGTCTGCGGAGTCCGGTGCGGACGCCGCCGAGAGCCAGGAGTCAACTGACAAGTAACGCATGACAAGTTGGCAAAGTCATGCACATGTTCGAACGGGAGAGTTCAGAGTCGTCCGTGTTCCGACTTATCGGCACACGCTCGAAAGGGACGGCTCATGAAACTCTCCCGTTCGGCACGTTTAGGGGCCCTCGCGACCGCGGCGGCCTCTTTCCTTGTCGTCGCCGCGTCCTCCGCCCCCACCCCGGGCGCCCCCGGCATCGGCGACTCCTACTTCCCGCTGCTCGGCAACGGCGGCTTCGACGCCCGGCACTACGCCCTCGACGTGGCGTACGACCCGGACACCGACCGCCTCGACGGCCGTACGACCCTCACCGCCCGCGCCACCCGGACCCTCTCGTCCTTCGACCTCGACCTGCAGAAACTCGAGGTCACCCGGGTCGAAGTGAACGGCAGACGCGCCGACTTCACCCGCGACGGCGACGAACTGCGCATCACACCCAAGACAGTTCTGCGCAAGGGCCGCGACTTCCGGGTCGCCGTCACCTACGGCGGCGTCCCCGAGGCCCTGAACGGCCCCATCGTCTTCGGTTCCGACTACGGCTGGATGAAGACCCCCGACGGCGTCTTCGTCGCCTGCGAACCCAACGCCGCCTCCACCTGGTTCCCCTCCAGCGACCACCCCGCCGACAAGGCCACCTACGACATCCGCATCAAGGCCCCCAGGGGCCTGACCGGCGTCTCCAACGGCCGGCTGGTCTCGACGTACGACAAGGGCAGCTCGACGTACACGCACTGGCGCGAGAGCAGGCCCATGGCGACCTATCTCGCGACGGCGACGATCGGGAAGTTCGACGTGAAGACGGGCCGGACGCCGTCCGGCATCCCGATCTACGTCGCCATCGACCCGGTGCTGGCGAACAGCAACAACGTCGACGTGTACGCCGTCACGGCCGCCGCCACCGACTACTGGTCGCAGGTCTTCGGTCCCTACCCCTTCGAGGAGACCGGCGCGATCGTCGACGACATGCCCGAGGCCGGGTTCTCCCTGGAGGTGCAGAGCAAGCCCGCGTACTCGGCCGTCCGCAACGAGACCACCATCGTGCACGAGCTGGCCCACCAGTGGTTCGGCGACTCGGTGTCGGTGGAGCGCTGGAAGGACATCTGGCTCAACGAGGGCTTCGCCACCTACGCCCAGTGGCTGTGGGCCGAGCACCAGGGCACCCGCAGCGCCCACGACTCCTTCCTGGCCGCCTACAACGCCCGCCCCGCCGACAACGCGTTCTGGCAGATCACCGTCGCCGACCCGCAGCGCGACACCATGTTCGCCTCCGCGGTCTACCAGCGCGGCGCGATGACCCTTCAGGCGCTGCGCGAGCGCATCGGCGACAAGGCGTTCTTCAAGCTGCTGCCCACCTGGACGCGCATCCACCGCTACGGCAACGCGAACACCGCCGAGTTCATCCGCCTCGCCGAGCGGGTCTCCGGCCAGAAGCTCGACGGCCTGTTCCAGAAGTGGCTCTACACGACGGGCAAGCCCGCCCTGTAGAAACCCCTGCGTAAGAATATGGGGTGCTTCAGCAACTGTTCAGCCCCTCCGTCCAGCACACGCTCGATCTCATCGGCATCTTCGTGTTCGCCATCTCCGGCGCGCTGCTTGCCGTCCGCAAGAACTTCGACGTCTTCGGCATCGCCGTTCTCGCCGAGATCACCGCGCTGGGCGGAGGGCTGCTGAGGGACCTGATCATCGGCGCGGTACCGCCCGCCGCCTTCACGGACCTCGGCTACTTCATCACCCCGCTGCTCGCCACCCTCCTGGTCTTCTTCCTGCACCCGCAGGTGGAGCGCATCCAGGTCGCGGTGAACGTCTTCGACGCGGCCGGTCTCGGCCTCTTCTGCGTCGCCGGCACGACGAAGGCGTACGAGTACGGACTGAGCCTCACCTCGTCGGCCACCCTCGGCCTCGCCACCGCCGTCGGCGGTGGTGTGCTGCGCGACGTCCTCGCCAATGAGGTGCCGTCCCTGCTGCGCTGGGACCGCGACCTCTACGCGGTCCCCGCGATCGTCGGCGCCACCATGGTCGTGCTGTGCATCCGCTACGACGCCCTCTCCCCGTTCACCAGCGGCCTCGCGGTCGTCACCGCCTTCGTCCTGCGCCTGCTCGCGATGAAGTACCACTGGCGAGCGCCGCGCGCGTGGAACCGCCGCTCGACGGTACGGGAGGAGTAGTGCCGCGCGCCCGGTGCTGGCCCATCTGCACCGACAGCCAGCGGAACGCCGGGACCACCTGCGGCCGCCACAGTGCCATGTTGTGGCCGCCCGCGCTCCTCGGGATGAAGATCACGTGGACCGTCGTCGGGGCCTTCGCGGTCTGTTCCAGGGCGACTCCCGCCTCGTAGCCGTCGCGCGGCTGGCCGGAGATGTACAGCGCGATGCGGGGCGGCGTGAGCGCCTTCCTCAGCAGCAGGTAGGGGTTGTTCGCCGCCCGGATCCGCAGGTTCTGCGCGGCGAGTGAGTTGCGTTCGCCGATCGGGTCGTTGTAGCCGGACATGCTGACGGCGGCCATGTAGCGGTCCGGGTGGGCAACGGCCAGCTTCACCGCGCAGTGCGCGCCCGCCGAGTACCCGGCGACCGCCCAGCCCCTGGGGGCGGGCTGGGCCCGGAAGTTGTCCGTGACCATCTTCGGCACGTCGATGCTCAGCCAGCTGTCGGCGTTGACGGTGCCGGGAATGTTGGCGCAGCCCGTGTCGACGCCGGCCAGCAGGTTGGTGCGCGGGGCGACCAGGATGAACGGCGAGACCTCCCCGCCGCGCATCAGCGGGGCCAGCTGCGCGGTCGCGTGCAGCGAGCCGAACCAGGCCTTCGCGGAGCCGGGGTAGCCGGGCAGCAGCTCGACGACGGGGAACTTGTGGTGGGCGTACTTCGGCTCGCCGTACTGGGGCGGCAGCCAGACGTAGACCTCGGCGTTGACGCCGGAGACGCGGCCCTTGAGCTGGGTGACGCGCACTCCGCGCATGCCCGGGCCGGTGGCCGCGGCGAAGTTCTGCCGCACCTTGGGCAACCGTTCCAGCGCGATGCCGCCGGTGCCGTCGGCGCCGAGGTTGGCGGCCTGCTGCACGTGGTTGCCGGTGCCGAGGAGGTCGGCCCAGTTGTCGTACAGGCTGTTGGCGTTGTTGACGAGGACGAAGACCAGCGCGACCGCGGTGCCCTGGGCGAACAGCACCATGAACATCCGGGCCACCGCACGCAGGGCTTTGGGCCCGCGCACCCGCGACCACAGGACGAGCGGCAGTATCAGGGCGACCGCGAACAGCACGATCAGGGTGTAGAGGAACGGAGTCCCGGTGAGGCTCATGTCCCCATAGAGGGCCGGGAGGAGGCCCGGGTTGAGGACGAGTGCGGACACTTACCGAGAAATTGCCGGTATCTCACCCGGGCGACGGCGCCGAGCACACGTGTCACACCGTCGTCATACTCAAAGCTACCGCTTAGTAATTTCCTGTTGTACGGTTCATCCATGCCAGAAGCAGCCTCCGCCGCGGCCCCGACGCGGGCCACGATCGGCGACAGCGAGTTCGACCGCGACACCGCGCTCACCGAGCGCGCCCCCGGCGTTTACGACATCGACCTCTCCGTCGGCTGGACCATCATCAACGCCGTCAACGGCGGCTACCTCCTGGCCGTCCTGGGCCGCGCCCTTGCGGACACGCTGCCGCACACGGACCCCTTCACCATCTCGGCGCACTACCTCACCGCGTCCCAGCCGGGCCCGGCGGTCGTGCGCACGGAGACGGTCCGCACCGGCCGCACCCTCTCCACCGGCCAGGCCTCCCTCCTGCAGTACGACGAGGAGGGCCGCGAGGTCGAACGCATCCGCGTGCTGGCCTCCTACGGCGACCTGGACGCCCTCCCCGACGACGTGCGGACGACCGCCGCGCCGCCCGCCATGCCGCCGCTGCAGGAGTGCTTCGGCCCCCAGGACGGCCCCTCGCCGGTCCCCGGCAGCTCGGCCATCACCGACCGCCTGATGATCAAGCTGGACCCCGCCACCCTCGGCTGGGCGCTCGGCGCGCCCTCCGGCAGGGGCGAGATGCGGGCCTGGTTCGGCCTTGCCGACGGCCGCGACGCCGACCCGCTCTCCCTCCTGCTCGCGGTGGACGCGCTCCCGCCGACCGCCTTCGAGATCGGCCTGAAGGGCTGGGTCCCCACGGTCGAACTGACGGTCCACGTCCGCTCCCGTCCCGCCCCCGGCCCGCTGCGCGTCTCCATCACCACCCGCAACCTCGCCGGCGGTTTCCTGGAGGAGGACGCCGAGGTCTGGGACAGCACCGACCGCCTGGTGGCCCAGTCCCGCCAGCTCGCCCGCGTCAGGCTCGGCTGAGCGGCTTCCGCCCCAGCCACGCCGCCAGCTCACCGTAGACGTCGGCCCCCGCGGGGGCCGGCACGGCCGAGGCGAAGGGGGTGTCCGCGTCCCGCTCGGGCTCGGACAGCACCCGGCGCGCCGTGGCGAGGGCGAACTCGGCCGGCTCCGGGTCGAGACCGAGCGGGTGGCCGAGGGACTCGGCGAGGTCCCAGGTGTGGGTCACCAGCTCCATCACATAGCCCGACAGGGCCGCCCGGCCCGGCACCTCGCCCCAGGGCACCCGCACCGGCGCCTCCATACGGGCGTCGCTCTCCCAGGCCTTGATCACCCGCGTGCGGACCTCCTCGTACGCCGTCGTCCAGTCCTCGTCCGCCACACCCTCGGCGAAGGGGTGCACGGCCATGCCGTCGCCGCCCTCGCCGACGACCGCGATGCGCAGGCTGCCGCCGACCATGTGGGACAGGAGCGTGCGGACGTCGAACTCCGCGCAGGGGGTGGGACCGTCGAGCTGCTCGGGGCGGACCGTCCGGATCAGCGCGGCCACCTGCTCGGTGGCGCGGGCGTACACGGGGCGGGGGTCGATGGCGTTCATGTGCTGCCTCTCTCTGGTGGGCCGGCCCGAAACCGGTGGGCCGACAACCGAAGAGTCCCTGCATAACCTGACAGTTTCCGTCAACATTTGCCGACGGGGTTCACGGCACCGGATCCTGGTGCCGTGAAAGCCGACCGCCTGCTGTCGATCCTGCTGCTCCTGCAGACCCGGGGCCGCGTCCCCGCGCACGAACTGGCGGAACGGCTGGAGGTGTCGGTGCGCACCATCTACCGGGACGTCGAGGCCCTGTCCGCCTCCGGCGTCCCCGTCTACGCCGAGCGCGGGCGGCACGGCGGCATCGAGCTGCTCGCCGGCTTCCGTACGGACGTCACGGGGCTGACCGCCGACGAGTCCCGCGCCCTGTTCATCCTGGCCGCCCAGGGCGCGCACGCGGCCCTCGGCCTGGACGCCGCCCTCGGCTCGGCGCTGCGCAAGGTGATGGCCGCGCTGCCGGCGCCGTACCGCCCGGCCGCCGAGGTGACCAGCCGCCGCATCCTCGTCGACGCCACACGCTGGAAGGGCGGTCCGCAAAGGGTCGTCGACCTGGACGTGCTGCAGGACGCCGTGTTCGCCGACCGGCGCCTGAGGCTGCGCTACCGGCACAGCGGGGAGCGGGAGCCGCGGACGTACACCGTCGACCCGTACGGGCTCGTCTCGAAGGCCGGGGTCTGGTACCTGGTCGCCGACCGGCGGACGGAGCCGCGGCTGTTCCGGGCCGACCGGGTGCGGTCGGCGACGGTCCTGGACGATCCCGTGCGGCGCCGGCCCGGCGTCGAACTCGCCGACGTCTGGGAGGCGTTGCGCCGCCAGGTCGAGGAGCGCCCGGGCGGGCTCGACGTCACCGTCCGGGTCCGGCGCGACCGCCTCGACATGTTCCTGCGCCTGAACGGCGCCCAGATCGTGCGGCTGCCGGACACCGACGGCGAGGGGGAGTGGGTGACCGTGTGGCTGTCGTACGGCGTGGCCGGGGAGGCGCGGCAGCTGCTGCCGTTCGCCGACCACGTGGAGGTCCTCGCGCCGCCGCAGGTGCGCGCGGAACTGGCCGCGGCGGCCGCCTCCGTCACAGCCCTGTACCAGCGGGCCGGGGACGCCGATTCGTGAACGCGCAGGTCGGTTCGGGTTTGTTGACGTCCGCTTTACCCGAATCACAGGCCGGCGACAGACCGCCCCCAAGGAAGCCCTAAGCGCCGTTGATTGAGTGCCCGCCTCAGGACTCCCTCATCCTCCTTGGAGTTGTTTCTCATGAAGCGTGTGGGTCTCGTTCCCGCGGTGGCGCTGCTGGCGCTCGCGCCTCTGGCTCTGGTGGCCTGCGGCTCCGGCGACTCCTCGTCGTCCTCGAACGGCGGAAACTCCGGTCGGCAGCAGGCGTGTTCGGCACCCGCCGGGAACGCCTCGGGCAGGCCGAGCGGTGCCCCCTCGGGCGCCCCGACGGGCACGGCCAGGCCGACCGGCAACCCCACGGGCATGCCCAGTGGCGCACCCAGCGGTGCGCCCGGCGGGGGTCAGGGGGGCGGTCAGGGCGGTCCCGGCGGCGGCATGGGCGGCTGCGGCGGCCCGGGCGGCGCCGCGCCGAGCGGCGCCCCCACCGGGCAGCCGGCGGCGTCGGTCACCAAGAGCTGACCGACGCGGCGGGCGTACGAGAGGGGCGGCACCCCCGTTCACCGGGGGTGCCGCCCCTTCGTGCCGTCCGGCGCCCCGACCCGTTCAGTCCAGCCAGTGCTGCCGCCCGATGCTGATCAGCCGCATCTGCCGGGTCGCGACCTGCGTGATCCGCTCCCGGTCCCCCTCGGTGCCGTCCAGCGCCTCCAGGAACAGCGAGGCGGTGATCAGCATCTGGTCCACGTACAGGTGGGCCAGCATCAGCAGGTCCTCCTCGCTCCAGCCCTCCGCCTCGAGGTCCTTGGCGAGCTCGGCGCTCACCTCCTCGGCGAACCGGGCCAGTTGGTCCCGGATCGCCTCCCGCACCGACTGAACTCCGCCATGTCGTTCCCGGGCGATAAAGCGGACATGTGCTGGGTACGCGTCAACATGACCGGCAATCAACTCAATGGCGCGTGCGATGCGTTCGTCACTGTTGTCCGCCGCGGTCACCGTCGTGCGGATCATGGGATGAAGGCTGCCCAGGGCCTCCTCGACCAGGGCCACGCCCAGATCCGCAATGGAGCGGAAGTGCCGGTAGAAGGCGGTCGGTGCGACGCCGACGGCGCGGGTGACCTCGCGCAGGCCGAGGCTGCTCAGGCTCTGCCCCTCCAGCAGACCGAGCGCGGCGTCGAGGAGCGCCTGCCTGGTCTTGAGTTTCTGGGCCTGCCGGATGCCGAGGGTGTGACTCATGTCATCCAGTTAAGAACTGTTCTCTGGATTTGGAAAGCGGGGGAACACGCTAGACTCTAGAGTCAGTGAACAACTGTTACTACAACTGTTCACCGAAACGTAACGAGAGCGTCCCTCGGGACGTGTCGAAGGGGGATCGATCCCATGCTGTTCCTGGTCGCCGCACTGATGCTCTTCGGCGCCGTGCTGGGCACCGTCGCCCACGCGCCGTTCACCTTCACCCTGGTCGCGGCCGCACTGATCGCCGCCTGGCTCGGCATCTTCGCGCTCCGCGAGCGCCACGGCCGCCGCACCCACTGACCCTGCCGCCCCTACGTCCTGCCGGGAGCTGACCCGTCATGCAACTCACCGCCCCTGCCAACGGCACCACCTCCGCCCCGACCCGTCGCGACGCCGACGGCATGGCCGTCGCGTCCTTCATCCTCGGCCTCGTCGGCCTGCTCGTCCTGAACGTCTTCCTGGGCCCGATCGCCATCGCCCTCGCCGGTGCGGCCCTGTGGCGCGGCACCAAGCGCCGCGGACGGGCCTTCCTCGGCCTGACCCTGGGCGTGGCCGACCTCGTGGTCCTGGCGGTCGCGATGGAGCTGTCCAACACCGTCTCCTGGAGCCTGTGAGCCGCGGCGGGCACCTCCCGGGGAGCCTGGCCCCGAGGCCGGCGACACCGGCCCCGTAGAATCGGGCCCACCATGGCTTACCTCGACCACGCCGCCACGACCCCGATGCTCCCGGAGGCGGCGGAGGCACTGACCGCCCAGCTGAGCATCACCGGCAACGCGTCCTCACTGCACGCCTCCGGCCGGCAGGCCCGCCGCACGGTCGAGGAATCCCGCGAGACCCTCGCCGAGGCACTCGGCGCCCGCCCGAGCGAGGTCGTCTTCACCTCCGGCGGCACCGAGGCCGACAACCTCGCGGTGAAGGGCCTGTACTGGTCCCGCCGCGACGCGGACCCGGCCCGCACCCGTGTCCTCGCCAGCCCCGTCGAGCACCACGCCGTCCTCGACACCGTGCACTGGCTCGGCGAACACGAGGGCGCCACCGTCGAGTACCTCCCCGTCGACTCCTACGGCCGAGTCCACCCCGACGCCCTGCGCGAGGCCCTCGCCCGCAACCCCGAGGACGTCGCCCTGGCCACCGTGATGTGGGCCAACAACGAGATCGGCACGGTCCTGCCGGTCCGCGAACTCGCCGACGTGGCGCAGGAGTTCGGCATTCCGCTGCACGCCGACGCCGTCCAGGCCTTCGGTCAGGTCCCCGTCGACTTCGCCGCCTCCGGCCTCGCCGCGATGACCGTCTCCGGCCACAAGATCGGCGGCCCGTACGGCATCGGCGCCCTGGTCCTGGGTCGCGAGTACACCCCCGTGCCGGTCCTGCACGGCGGCGGCCAGGAGCGCCACGTCCGCTCCGGCACCCTCGACGTCCCGGCGATCGCCTCCTTCGCCGTCGCCGGCCGCCTCGCCGCCGAGCAGCGGGAGTGGTTCGCCAACGAGATCGGCGCCCTGCGCGACAGCCTGGTCGAGGCGGTGCGTACGGCGGTGCCGGACGCCATCTACGGCGGGGACCCCGTCGACCGGCTCCCCGCCAACGCCCACTTCACCTTCCCCGGCTGCGAGGGCGACTCCTTGCTGCTGCTCCTCGACGCCCAGGGCATCGAGTGCTCCACCGGCTCCGCGTGCACCGCCGGCGTCGCCCAGCCCAGCCACGTCCTGCTGGCCACCGGCACCGACCCCGACCTGGCCCGCGGCACCCTGCGCTTCTCCCTCGGCCACACCTCCACGGAGGCCGACGTGGAAGCGGTCGCCAAGGCGATCGGCCCCGCGGTGGAGCGTGCTCGCGCCGCGGGGCTGACCTGAGTTCCGGCCGGTCTAGCTGTCCGTCACCATCAGGGACGCCATCATGCCCTCGTCCTCGTGCTGCAGCAGATGGCAGTGGAGCATGTACATGTAGGTGTTGTCGGAGAAGTCCGTGAACTCCATGGCGATCTCGATGGACCCGCCGCCGACCACCTCGTAGGTGTCGAACCAGCCGAGGTCCACGCCGGTCGGATCCTCGCCGTTGATGGAGATCAACTGGTAGGGCACGTCGTGGAGGTGGAACGAGTGCTCCAGCTGGGTGCCGTTCTTGATCGTCCAGATCTCCCTGGCGCCCAGCGTGGTGCTGATCATCGCCATGGACGACATGCTCGTCCCCGCCGACCCGTTGATCGTCATGGTCGTGCCGCTCTGGCCGAGCGTGATGGTCCGGGCGGTGAAGTCGCCGGTGTCGTACCGGTCGATGGTGTTGAGCGAGTTCGGCAGGTCGTCCGGGGTGTCGGTGCCGGACGCGGTGATCGCCAGCACGTCGTAGGTGCCGCTGCCGCCGCGCACCCAGCCGGTGGTGACGACCGCCTGGAGCGTGACCGCGTCCGACAGGTCCAGCACGAACTCCGCGCGGGCGCCGGCCACCAGCCGGATGCTGTCCACCTCGGTGGCCGCGGTGAGATAGCCCTGGTCGGTGGCGATCTGGTTCAGCGTGCCGCCGTCGCCGCGCTGGATGGTGATGATGTCCGACGGCGAGGCGTTGAGGCACCGGAACCGGGTGCGGGTCTTCGTCGCAGTGAACGTCAGCGTGGTGTCGTCGACGTTCGTGCCGTTCAGCAGCAGCGGGAAGCTCAGAGCGCTGCTCAGGTAGCCGGTGAGGTTGTACTTGAGGTCGCCACCGCTGTCGGTGGCCAGGCTCTGGAAGATGAGCGGGATGTCGTCGGTGCCGTAGGTGCTGGGCAGGTCGGCGGAGGCGGTGGAGCCGTCCTCCACGATGATCATGCCGGCCAGGCCGTGCACCGCCTGCTTCGCCGTGGTGCCAAGGGCGTGCGGGTGGTACCAGAGGGTCTTGGCCTCGTCCTTGACCGTGAACGTCGGGGACCAGGTCTCCCCGTCGGCGAAGGCGACCTGGGGGCCGCCGTCCATCTTGGCCGGGACGTGCGCGCCGTGGAAGTGGACGGTGGTGTCCTCACCCAGGCTGTTGGTGATGTCCAGCAGGACCGTGTCGCCCTTGGTCCACTTCATGGTGGGGCCGAGGAAGGACTGGTTGTAGCCCATCGTGTCGCTGGTGACCCCGGAGAGGACCTCCGCGGTGCCGGTCTTCGCCTCCAGAGTGAAGGTGGTGGTGCCGTCGGATGTGGTGCCCTCCAGAAGGTCCGGGACGGTGAGGGTGGCGGTTGCGGTCGCCGCGCTCGCCCTGTTCTTCCCCGCCTCGGTCAGCAGGGAGAGGGCGCCGCCCGCCCCCGCGACCGCCCCGAGTCCCACCCCGGCCATGCCGCCGAGGAACCTGCGCCGGTGCATGCCCTTGCCGCCGGCGGCCCGGCCGGCCTTGGTGTGCCTGGTCTTCTTCTCGCTCCTGCTGCCCGTGTCGCTCGTGCGGCGATCGGGCTCGGTGATGTCAGCCATGGCCCGGGATGCTCGACCCGAGGGCTGTGCGGGGACTGGGCCGAAGTTGGGAGCCGGCCGCGCGGGCTGTGAACGCGCCGTGAGCGTGAGCTCGCTCAACTCACTGGAAGATACTGCCGAGTTGGTGTCATGCAGGTCACCTCCGCCGGGCGGGACGCAACGGACACGCGGTGCACGCCCGCTACCCACAGCATCACGATTTCATCACCGGCCCCGGGCCTGTCCGGCCCGCCGTACGAGACCCATGTACCGGTCCCAGTCCCAGTACGGCCCCGGGTCGGTGTGGTCCGTCCCCGGCACCTCCACGTGCCCGATGACGTGCTCCCGGTCGACGGGTATGCCGTACCGCCCGCAGATCCCCGCCGTCAGCCGCGCCGAGGCGGCGTACATCGCGTCCGTGAAGGAGGATCTGCGTTCCACGAAACCCTCGTGCTCGATGCCGACGCTGCGTTCGTTGTACTGCCTGTTGCCCGCGTGGTACGCCACGTCCAGCTCGCGGATCATCTGGGTGATCCGCCCGTCCCGGCGGACGATGTAGTGGGCCGCGGCCTGGTGGGCGGGGTCCTGGAAGACCTTCACCGCGCTCGCGTAACCGCCCTGCGTCACATGGACGACCACCCGGTCTATCGGGTAGTCGTCCGGCCGGTCCGCCCGCCGGTAGTTCCCCGGCGAGGCCGCGATCCACCGCGCCCCCCGGAAGTCCACCGCGCCCGCCACCCGCGGCTTCTCCACGCCCGGCAGCCGCCACCACAGGTGCGACAGCTCCTCGCGCGCCAGCGCCGCGGTGCCGACGGCGGCGGCCGCCCCGCCGACGATCAGCGCGCGCCGCCCCAGCCGCCGGTCGGCGTCCCCGGACCTCTTCTGCGCCCCCAT
Coding sequences:
- a CDS encoding TIGR03086 family metal-binding protein — protein: MNAIDPRPVYARATEQVAALIRTVRPEQLDGPTPCAEFDVRTLLSHMVGGSLRIAVVGEGGDGMAVHPFAEGVADEDWTTAYEEVRTRVIKAWESDARMEAPVRVPWGEVPGRAALSGYVMELVTHTWDLAESLGHPLGLDPEPAEFALATARRVLSEPERDADTPFASAVPAPAGADVYGELAAWLGRKPLSRA
- a CDS encoding YafY family protein; translated protein: MKADRLLSILLLLQTRGRVPAHELAERLEVSVRTIYRDVEALSASGVPVYAERGRHGGIELLAGFRTDVTGLTADESRALFILAAQGAHAALGLDAALGSALRKVMAALPAPYRPAAEVTSRRILVDATRWKGGPQRVVDLDVLQDAVFADRRLRLRYRHSGEREPRTYTVDPYGLVSKAGVWYLVADRRTEPRLFRADRVRSATVLDDPVRRRPGVELADVWEALRRQVEERPGGLDVTVRVRRDRLDMFLRLNGAQIVRLPDTDGEGEWVTVWLSYGVAGEARQLLPFADHVEVLAPPQVRAELAAAAASVTALYQRAGDADS
- a CDS encoding TetR family transcriptional regulator — protein: MSHTLGIRQAQKLKTRQALLDAALGLLEGQSLSSLGLREVTRAVGVAPTAFYRHFRSIADLGVALVEEALGSLHPMIRTTVTAADNSDERIARAIELIAGHVDAYPAHVRFIARERHGGVQSVREAIRDQLARFAEEVSAELAKDLEAEGWSEEDLLMLAHLYVDQMLITASLFLEALDGTEGDRERITQVATRQMRLISIGRQHWLD
- a CDS encoding DUF4190 domain-containing protein, which codes for MQLTAPANGTTSAPTRRDADGMAVASFILGLVGLLVLNVFLGPIAIALAGAALWRGTKRRGRAFLGLTLGVADLVVLAVAMELSNTVSWSL
- a CDS encoding cysteine desulfurase family protein, whose amino-acid sequence is MAYLDHAATTPMLPEAAEALTAQLSITGNASSLHASGRQARRTVEESRETLAEALGARPSEVVFTSGGTEADNLAVKGLYWSRRDADPARTRVLASPVEHHAVLDTVHWLGEHEGATVEYLPVDSYGRVHPDALREALARNPEDVALATVMWANNEIGTVLPVRELADVAQEFGIPLHADAVQAFGQVPVDFAASGLAAMTVSGHKIGGPYGIGALVLGREYTPVPVLHGGGQERHVRSGTLDVPAIASFAVAGRLAAEQREWFANEIGALRDSLVEAVRTAVPDAIYGGDPVDRLPANAHFTFPGCEGDSLLLLLDAQGIECSTGSACTAGVAQPSHVLLATGTDPDLARGTLRFSLGHTSTEADVEAVAKAIGPAVERARAAGLT
- a CDS encoding multicopper oxidase family protein, translating into MADITEPDRRTSDTGSRSEKKTRHTKAGRAAGGKGMHRRRFLGGMAGVGLGAVAGAGGALSLLTEAGKNRASAATATATLTVPDLLEGTTSDGTTTFTLEAKTGTAEVLSGVTSDTMGYNQSFLGPTMKWTKGDTVLLDITNSLGEDTTVHFHGAHVPAKMDGGPQVAFADGETWSPTFTVKDEAKTLWYHPHALGTTAKQAVHGLAGMIIVEDGSTASADLPSTYGTDDIPLIFQSLATDSGGDLKYNLTGYLSSALSFPLLLNGTNVDDTTLTFTATKTRTRFRCLNASPSDIITIQRGDGGTLNQIATDQGYLTAATEVDSIRLVAGARAEFVLDLSDAVTLQAVVTTGWVRGGSGTYDVLAITASGTDTPDDLPNSLNTIDRYDTGDFTARTITLGQSGTTMTINGSAGTSMSSMAMISTTLGAREIWTIKNGTQLEHSFHLHDVPYQLISINGEDPTGVDLGWFDTYEVVGGGSIEIAMEFTDFSDNTYMYMLHCHLLQHEDEGMMASLMVTDS
- a CDS encoding N-acetylmuramoyl-L-alanine amidase, with the protein product MGAQKRSGDADRRLGRRALIVGGAAAAVGTAALAREELSHLWWRLPGVEKPRVAGAVDFRGARWIAASPGNYRRADRPDDYPIDRVVVHVTQGGYASAVKVFQDPAHQAAAHYIVRRDGRITQMIRELDVAYHAGNRQYNERSVGIEHEGFVERRSSFTDAMYAASARLTAGICGRYGIPVDREHVIGHVEVPGTDHTDPGPYWDWDRYMGLVRRAGQARGR